One Streptococcus gallolyticus subsp. gallolyticus DSM 16831 DNA window includes the following coding sequences:
- a CDS encoding acyl-CoA dehydratase activase, with protein MYKAGIDVGSTTVKVVIFDDNYQLLFSRYERHFSDVKTATIKVLKEAISEIGDQTVSIAITGSGGMGLADVAKIPFVQEVIAATTTVEKFIPQTDVVIELGGEDAKMTFFGDALEQRMNGTCAGGTGAFIDQMAELLKTDANGVNELAKGYETIYPIASRCGVFAKTDVQPLINEGARKEDIAASIFQAVVNQTIAGLASGRKISGNIAFLGGPLFFMSELRQRFIETLNIKPENVIFPENPQLFVAMGAALDEDQAQLALSEIIHNLENNTSKSLVPKNTLDVLFKDQAELDAWRARHNEASVEYKDIAKAFGPVFLGIDAGSTTSKVVLTDPEGAILFQHYGNNQGQPLENVIEILREVYRQLPDTAFIARSCVTGYGENLIKAALHVDYGEVETVAHFKAANYFNPGVDFILDIGGQDMKAMSVQDGALSSIQLNEACSSGCGSFIETFAKSLKYDVKDFAQVALLAEHPVDLGSKCTVFMNSKVKQVQKEGATVADISAGLSYSVIKNALYKVIKLKRPEDLGEKIVVQGGTFYNEAVLRAFELVSEREVVRPSIAGLMGAYGCAIIAQEKYEDETAQAPAVEMATV; from the coding sequence ATGTATAAAGCAGGTATAGATGTCGGATCGACAACTGTTAAAGTTGTCATCTTCGACGATAACTATCAATTATTATTCTCACGTTATGAACGTCACTTTTCAGATGTTAAAACGGCAACAATTAAAGTTTTAAAGGAAGCTATTTCAGAAATCGGCGACCAAACAGTCAGTATTGCTATCACAGGTTCAGGGGGAATGGGGTTGGCAGATGTAGCAAAAATTCCATTTGTTCAGGAAGTTATTGCCGCTACCACTACCGTTGAAAAATTCATTCCACAAACCGATGTTGTTATCGAACTTGGTGGTGAAGATGCTAAGATGACATTCTTTGGAGATGCCCTTGAACAACGCATGAACGGAACATGTGCTGGTGGTACAGGTGCTTTCATTGACCAAATGGCAGAACTTTTGAAAACAGATGCCAACGGCGTTAATGAATTAGCCAAAGGCTACGAAACAATTTACCCAATCGCTAGCCGTTGTGGGGTATTTGCCAAGACAGACGTCCAACCATTGATTAATGAAGGGGCTCGCAAAGAGGACATTGCAGCTTCTATTTTCCAAGCCGTTGTTAATCAAACCATTGCTGGTTTGGCTTCAGGGCGTAAAATTTCTGGAAATATTGCCTTTCTTGGCGGACCACTATTCTTCATGAGTGAACTTCGTCAACGTTTCATTGAGACACTCAATATTAAACCAGAAAATGTTATTTTCCCTGAAAATCCACAACTTTTCGTTGCCATGGGAGCTGCCTTAGATGAAGATCAAGCGCAATTAGCACTATCAGAAATCATTCATAACCTTGAAAATAACACTTCAAAATCGCTAGTTCCTAAAAATACACTAGATGTTCTTTTCAAAGACCAAGCTGAATTAGACGCTTGGCGCGCTCGCCACAATGAAGCAAGTGTTGAATATAAAGATATTGCCAAAGCTTTTGGTCCAGTCTTTCTGGGAATTGATGCGGGTTCAACAACCTCAAAGGTTGTCTTGACTGATCCCGAAGGTGCCATTTTATTCCAACACTATGGCAACAACCAAGGGCAACCACTTGAAAATGTTATCGAAATTCTTAGAGAAGTTTATCGCCAATTACCAGACACAGCCTTTATCGCACGCTCTTGCGTAACAGGTTATGGTGAAAATTTGATTAAAGCAGCCTTGCACGTTGACTATGGTGAAGTCGAAACCGTTGCTCACTTCAAAGCCGCTAATTACTTCAACCCTGGTGTTGATTTCATTCTCGATATTGGTGGGCAAGATATGAAAGCTATGAGCGTTCAAGACGGCGCCCTCTCAAGTATTCAATTGAACGAAGCTTGTTCATCTGGTTGTGGTTCTTTCATCGAAACCTTTGCCAAATCACTTAAATACGACGTTAAAGACTTTGCACAAGTTGCTTTACTAGCTGAACACCCTGTTGACCTCGGTTCAAAATGTACAGTGTTCATGAACTCAAAAGTCAAACAAGTGCAAAAAGAAGGCGCTACTGTTGCTGATATTTCTGCAGGACTTTCTTATTCTGTTATCAAAAATGCGCTTTATAAGGTTATTAAACTCAAACGTCCTGAAGATTTAGGTGAAAAAATTGTTGTCCAAGGCGGTACTTTCTACAATGAAGCGGTGCTCCGTGCCTTTGAATTGGTCAGTGAACGCGAAGTTGTTCGTCCAAGTATTGCTGGTCTAATGGGAGCTTACGGCTGCGCCATTATTGCCCAAGAAAAATACGAAGACGAAACCGCTCAAGCACCTGCCGTTGAAATGGCAACAGTCTAG
- a CDS encoding TetR/AcrR family transcriptional regulator: MKFTDIRYLRTEKLIFDAFAKLLSEKPYEKITVQDIADEAMINRATFYAHYADKDELQSGIQQQVLDQMSDMIDGAQITNGDRVKVKRAEKLLTDFYHGLEKNSAIAKIVLRSISQEVMQEKFGTLLHEKYDHLLAKLNVTESGEQVPTEFIVAYLTSIFTGTLLWWIKSDFSMPAKELARLVLTLISNGHLTVMGVIIDRED; the protein is encoded by the coding sequence ATGAAATTTACAGATATTCGTTATTTAAGAACTGAAAAATTGATTTTTGATGCTTTTGCCAAACTGCTCAGTGAAAAACCTTACGAAAAAATTACGGTGCAAGATATTGCTGACGAAGCGATGATTAATCGTGCTACTTTTTATGCGCACTATGCGGACAAGGATGAACTCCAAAGTGGGATTCAACAGCAAGTTTTGGACCAAATGTCTGACATGATTGACGGTGCTCAAATCACAAATGGTGACCGTGTCAAGGTGAAAAGAGCCGAAAAATTATTGACTGATTTTTACCATGGTTTGGAGAAAAATTCAGCCATTGCTAAAATTGTTCTGCGTAGCATTTCGCAAGAAGTTATGCAAGAAAAATTTGGAACGCTTCTCCATGAAAAATATGATCACCTACTTGCCAAACTGAACGTTACAGAATCTGGTGAGCAAGTTCCAACAGAGTTTATCGTCGCTTACTTAACCAGTATTTTTACAGGCACTTTGCTATGGTGGATAAAATCAGATTTTTCTATGCCAGCTAAAGAATTAGCACGCTTGGTCCTAACCCTCATCAGCAATGGACACCTAACCGTCATGGGCGTTATTATTGACCGCGAGGACTAA
- a CDS encoding tetratricopeptide repeat protein yields MLFAVFLGCHLIIVVSFFLVAKMKTIQLDFYLKSLLVFLPLIGAISVLYILKDRKSRFVDGELAFEEVIPWLIDDTVEQNQLEMKENVMLDITNIVPFQEALLLNNSGIKRELIIDVIFESPDQFVPLLHQARLNEDVEVVHYATTILSELTAKYDERLRQLEERVQKEPDSLEKRQKYADFLESYINSGIAEGHYGLTLKQAYIDEVEDLLAKGFLVEKSRLLTLAEIYQSLGDFASLERLLTKLFELFPDDQDIWMLKLDTIVLKKSSSDLKRFWQDLEQNHVYFSAENKAKLAFWQ; encoded by the coding sequence ATGTTATTTGCTGTGTTTTTGGGATGCCATTTAATTATTGTTGTTAGTTTTTTCTTAGTAGCGAAAATGAAAACGATTCAACTTGATTTTTATCTCAAATCACTTCTTGTCTTTTTACCGCTTATTGGTGCTATATCGGTTCTCTATATTTTAAAGGACAGAAAATCACGTTTTGTCGATGGTGAACTTGCTTTTGAAGAAGTGATTCCTTGGTTAATAGATGATACGGTTGAGCAAAATCAATTGGAGATGAAGGAAAATGTCATGCTTGACATTACAAATATTGTTCCTTTTCAAGAGGCGCTTTTGCTTAATAATTCGGGGATTAAACGTGAACTAATTATTGATGTTATTTTTGAGTCGCCAGATCAATTTGTCCCCTTATTACATCAGGCACGTTTGAACGAGGATGTCGAAGTGGTTCATTATGCCACAACGATTCTTTCTGAATTGACCGCAAAATATGATGAGCGTTTACGTCAGTTGGAGGAACGTGTTCAAAAAGAACCTGATTCGCTAGAGAAACGTCAGAAATACGCTGACTTTTTAGAGAGTTATATCAATAGTGGGATAGCAGAGGGACATTATGGTTTGACATTGAAACAAGCTTATATTGATGAGGTTGAGGATTTATTGGCAAAGGGTTTCCTTGTTGAAAAATCACGTTTGCTGACTTTGGCAGAAATCTATCAGAGTTTGGGTGATTTTGCGAGCTTGGAGCGTTTATTAACGAAGCTTTTTGAGCTTTTTCCAGATGATCAAGATATTTGGATGTTGAAACTGGATACGATTGTATTGAAGAAATCAAGTTCTGATTTGAAACGATTTTGGCAAGATTTAGAGCAAAATCATGTTTATTTTTCAGCAGAAAATAAAGCCAAATTAGCATTTTGGCAGTAA
- the pelG gene encoding exopolysaccharide Pel transporter PelG, with the protein MAGIGFAINKVVREKRLTSKPRAFAYASIVTVAPLLLGELVLLTVFILSNLAKVTITDRNLIVAIITYGLLGSLLLNGLVSLVISRYLSDKIYSRDIRHVLTSYWGSQFFTLAIGGSLYGIFLLFSHLGWLYGILAWLLFCELLLSWNVINYLTIIKDYWGIFRAFLATIVTTLVMSVIFLFIHLPVVIASLAGIIFGYASFFILATNLLYQQFPNKLDYHHMFDFLNGFDDYWELAVIGLCTQLGLLGHIVVIWFSQIGQQVRGFFYIAPYYDLTVFIASLTMLATTVRFIVSMEVDFFNTYRKYYLSFTNGATLQEIKKAERDMTDSLRKGLGRTVWVQLMVTLLAISVGTTILNALPLGFNTTMNGYFRILCVAYAVYGMANVVTLSTIYFGNLSGSYRASIAFALTSILATVASLYTNSLFYGFGFLVATMLYFVMSWLNLEKISSNLTYQILGRQPLIYGEKDGVFHHLASFLNQKMLALIRKGNYEK; encoded by the coding sequence ATGGCTGGAATTGGATTTGCCATTAATAAGGTTGTTAGAGAAAAACGTTTGACCTCAAAACCACGCGCCTTTGCTTATGCTTCGATTGTTACTGTCGCACCACTTTTGCTGGGTGAACTGGTTCTGCTGACGGTCTTTATTTTGTCAAATTTGGCAAAAGTAACGATTACTGACCGCAATCTGATAGTTGCCATTATCACTTATGGTTTACTTGGTTCGCTTTTGCTTAATGGATTGGTTTCCTTGGTGATTTCGCGGTATTTGTCGGATAAGATTTATTCACGAGATATTCGCCATGTGTTGACAAGTTACTGGGGAAGTCAATTTTTCACGCTAGCAATCGGTGGTAGTTTATACGGTATCTTTCTATTATTTTCACATTTGGGCTGGTTGTATGGTATTTTGGCGTGGCTGTTATTTTGTGAATTGTTGTTGTCTTGGAATGTGATTAATTATTTGACGATTATCAAAGATTATTGGGGAATTTTCAGAGCATTTCTTGCAACGATAGTAACGACTTTGGTGATGAGTGTTATTTTCTTGTTCATTCATTTGCCAGTTGTCATTGCGAGTTTAGCAGGCATTATTTTTGGATATGCTAGTTTCTTTATTTTAGCAACCAATCTTTTGTACCAACAATTTCCAAATAAACTGGATTATCATCACATGTTTGATTTTTTGAATGGCTTTGATGATTATTGGGAATTGGCGGTAATTGGCTTATGCACACAACTTGGTCTTTTGGGGCATATTGTTGTGATTTGGTTTAGTCAAATTGGGCAGCAGGTGCGTGGTTTCTTCTATATTGCTCCTTATTATGACTTAACGGTTTTCATAGCTTCTTTGACCATGTTAGCAACAACGGTACGTTTTATCGTTTCCATGGAAGTTGATTTCTTCAATACTTATCGCAAGTATTACCTTAGTTTTACGAATGGCGCGACGTTGCAGGAAATCAAAAAAGCTGAAAGAGACATGACTGACAGCTTGAGAAAAGGCTTGGGACGGACTGTTTGGGTTCAATTAATGGTTACGCTATTAGCTATTTCTGTTGGGACAACGATTCTAAATGCTTTGCCACTAGGTTTTAATACGACCATGAATGGTTATTTTAGAATCTTGTGTGTGGCATATGCGGTTTATGGCATGGCAAATGTTGTCACTTTATCTACGATTTATTTTGGTAATTTATCAGGCAGTTATCGTGCGAGTATTGCTTTTGCCTTGACTTCTATCTTAGCAACGGTTGCTAGCTTATATACTAATAGTCTGTTTTACGGTTTTGGCTTTTTGGTAGCAACAATGCTGTATTTTGTCATGTCTTGGTTAAATTTAGAAAAAATCAGTAGCAATCTAACCTATCAGATTTTAGGGCGGCAGCCATTGATTTATGGGGAAAAAGATGGTGTCTTTCACCATTTGGCAAGTTTTTTAAATCAAAAAATGCTTGCTTTGATTAGAAAGGGGAATTATGAAAAATAA
- a CDS encoding DUF2194 domain-containing protein encodes MFKKRTFKFTLILPVFLILVVLAVGLLIERNGISYYSDTSDSYYLADSQVKTKAEALANVSATNLLIYDSSNETSASAIDNFKQIFEDMKVATTYVDIANETVPDFTTFDTVVILTPDLEPLGEAALRLMEWVESGGNVMFAMTLQKDDVVSIIEHKLGVVNSSYTYAEVAEVSIKNGFMLGAGQDYNIDEPFESAWAVELDDNAEVYLTTGDDSKIPLVWEYDLGSGRVVVDNFGIYVKAMRGFYSASYSLLGDVGVYPVINSAAFTLDDFPSPVPSGDAKYITRDYQMTVSDFYTNVWWPNMVSLADKYGIKYTGVIIENYEDDTTGSTERQSDSSRFTYFGNMLLQMGGEIGYHGYNHQPLMLSDTDYGDAFSYNTWTSDTAIEKSLDELMDFTENLFPTSEHSVYVPPSNILSAESRALLAKDYPNIKVIASNYFSEEFVYEQEFEVADDGVIEEPRITSGAIIDDYTKLTMVSELNMHYVSHHFVHPDDPLDVDRGAKLGWAQLYKNLSKQMSWLYKTAPSIRNMTESQMGGAIQRFSSITVEKEETDDSYQFNLGNFVDEAYLMVRFNSDKPSDVTGGSLEHLTGNLYLLHATSSTVTIAKK; translated from the coding sequence ATGTTTAAAAAAAGAACGTTTAAATTTACGCTGATTCTCCCAGTTTTTCTTATTCTTGTGGTGTTGGCAGTAGGGCTGCTAATTGAGCGTAATGGGATTAGTTACTATAGCGATACTAGTGACAGTTATTACTTGGCTGATAGTCAGGTTAAAACTAAGGCGGAAGCTTTGGCTAACGTTTCAGCGACAAATCTATTGATTTATGATTCAAGTAATGAGACATCTGCTAGTGCTATTGATAATTTTAAGCAGATTTTTGAAGATATGAAGGTTGCAACGACTTACGTTGACATTGCCAATGAAACGGTGCCTGATTTTACAACCTTTGATACGGTAGTTATTTTAACACCAGATTTAGAACCTCTCGGCGAAGCTGCTCTTCGGTTAATGGAATGGGTTGAATCAGGTGGGAATGTCATGTTTGCAATGACATTGCAAAAAGATGATGTTGTTTCAATCATTGAACATAAGCTAGGCGTGGTCAATTCGTCCTATACTTATGCTGAGGTCGCGGAAGTTTCAATTAAAAATGGTTTCATGTTGGGAGCAGGTCAAGATTACAACATTGATGAACCGTTTGAGTCTGCTTGGGCAGTTGAACTTGATGACAATGCAGAGGTTTACTTGACAACAGGAGACGACAGTAAAATTCCTCTGGTTTGGGAATATGATTTAGGAAGCGGTCGCGTTGTCGTTGATAATTTTGGTATTTATGTCAAGGCAATGCGTGGTTTTTATTCCGCATCGTATTCGTTACTAGGAGACGTTGGTGTTTATCCTGTGATAAATTCTGCGGCTTTTACCTTAGATGATTTTCCCTCACCAGTTCCAAGTGGTGATGCGAAATACATTACGCGTGATTATCAGATGACGGTGTCTGATTTTTACACGAATGTTTGGTGGCCAAATATGGTGAGCCTGGCTGATAAATATGGCATTAAATACACGGGCGTTATTATTGAAAACTATGAGGACGATACGACAGGAAGCACCGAGCGTCAGTCGGATAGTTCGCGGTTTACTTATTTTGGTAATATGCTATTGCAAATGGGCGGTGAAATTGGTTATCACGGTTACAATCATCAACCCTTGATGTTATCGGATACGGATTACGGTGATGCTTTTTCTTACAATACGTGGACGAGTGATACAGCGATTGAAAAGTCGTTAGATGAATTAATGGATTTCACGGAGAATTTGTTCCCAACGAGTGAACATTCGGTTTATGTTCCGCCTTCAAATATTTTATCGGCAGAAAGCAGAGCCTTGTTAGCGAAGGATTATCCAAATATCAAGGTGATTGCTAGTAATTACTTTTCAGAAGAGTTTGTTTATGAGCAAGAGTTTGAAGTGGCAGATGACGGTGTTATCGAAGAACCGCGGATAACGTCAGGAGCTATTATTGATGATTACACGAAATTGACGATGGTTTCTGAGTTGAATATGCATTATGTGAGTCATCATTTTGTTCACCCAGATGACCCTCTGGACGTTGACCGTGGGGCAAAATTGGGTTGGGCGCAATTGTACAAGAACTTGTCTAAGCAAATGTCGTGGTTGTACAAAACAGCACCTTCTATCCGAAACATGACAGAATCACAAATGGGTGGCGCCATTCAACGTTTTTCAAGCATTACGGTCGAAAAAGAAGAAACGGATGATTCTTATCAATTCAATCTCGGTAATTTTGTTGATGAGGCGTATTTAATGGTGCGGTTTAACAGTGATAAGCCTAGTGATGTGACAGGTGGTAGTTTGGAACATTTGACGGGCAATCTCTACCTTTTGCATGCAACGTCAAGCACGGTTACCATTGCTAAAAAATGA
- the pelF gene encoding GT4 family glycosyltransferase PelF, giving the protein MRICLILEGCYPYVNGGVSSWMHNYINEMTEHEFVLVTIGANAESRGKFKYELADNVVEVKEVFLDDAFQVSGNSDFKETFNDTERQALKDLLSCQSPDWEVLFDIFNQRQINPTDFLESQLFLELLTEIIEEKHQNQAFADVFHTTRSMLLTVLYLMTQDMPKADVYHSIATGYAGLLASLGSYQHQAPLLLTEHGIYTREREEEILRSDWVLPTMKRQWIQFFYMLSNLIYDKAERVTSLYTKAKFIQEEVGCDIEKCRVISNGIHYDRFSAIPLKEEDGWIDIGAVVRIAPIKDIKTMLYVFYELSRNYPNTRLHILGAVDDEDYNRECHQLIRQLGIKNVIFTGQVNVVEYMENLDFTILTSISEAQPLSVIESMAARRPCVTTDVGCCRELLEGNKDDHLGIAGYCIPPTYRTGLTHAMEKMCSSRQLRLKMGEIAQKRAKTYYLYEMMIQQYRDLYLEVI; this is encoded by the coding sequence GTGCGTATTTGTTTAATTTTGGAAGGGTGTTATCCTTACGTCAATGGTGGCGTGTCATCATGGATGCACAATTATATTAATGAAATGACTGAGCACGAATTTGTTCTAGTGACCATTGGAGCAAATGCTGAAAGTCGTGGTAAATTCAAATATGAACTGGCTGACAATGTGGTCGAGGTCAAGGAAGTTTTTCTGGATGATGCTTTCCAAGTTTCTGGGAATTCTGACTTCAAAGAAACATTTAACGATACGGAGAGACAAGCATTGAAAGACTTGCTATCTTGTCAATCTCCTGATTGGGAAGTGTTGTTTGACATTTTTAATCAGCGTCAGATTAATCCGACTGATTTTTTGGAAAGTCAATTGTTTTTGGAATTGCTGACGGAAATTATTGAGGAAAAACACCAAAACCAAGCTTTTGCAGATGTTTTTCACACAACACGTTCCATGTTATTAACAGTTCTTTATCTGATGACCCAAGATATGCCGAAAGCCGATGTTTATCATTCTATTGCGACAGGTTATGCAGGGTTACTGGCTTCTTTGGGAAGTTATCAGCATCAAGCACCGTTGTTGTTGACAGAGCACGGCATTTACACGCGAGAGCGTGAGGAAGAAATTTTGCGGTCAGATTGGGTGTTGCCAACAATGAAACGGCAATGGATTCAATTTTTCTATATGCTATCAAATCTTATCTATGACAAGGCGGAGCGCGTGACGAGCCTTTATACCAAAGCGAAGTTTATTCAAGAAGAGGTTGGGTGTGACATTGAAAAATGCCGAGTAATTTCAAATGGGATTCATTATGACCGATTTTCAGCAATTCCTTTGAAAGAAGAAGACGGTTGGATAGATATTGGCGCGGTTGTTCGTATCGCACCTATCAAGGACATTAAGACAATGCTTTATGTCTTTTATGAATTGTCTCGCAATTATCCCAATACGCGTTTGCATATTTTGGGTGCTGTTGATGATGAAGACTATAACAGAGAATGTCATCAATTGATTCGTCAACTAGGCATCAAAAATGTGATTTTCACGGGGCAAGTTAATGTGGTTGAATACATGGAAAATTTGGATTTTACCATTTTAACAAGTATCTCAGAAGCGCAACCATTGTCTGTCATTGAATCCATGGCGGCTAGGAGACCTTGTGTGACAACTGATGTTGGCTGTTGTCGAGAATTGTTGGAGGGAAATAAGGATGACCACCTCGGCATTGCTGGTTATTGTATTCCGCCAACTTATCGAACAGGTCTGACACATGCCATGGAAAAAATGTGCAGTTCCCGTCAGTTGCGATTGAAAATGGGTGAAATTGCTCAAAAACGTGCGAAAACTTATTATCTCTATGAGATGATGATTCAGCAATATCGTGATTTGTATTTGGAGGTGATTTGA
- a CDS encoding DUF1003 domain-containing protein: MSDEELIYDGIDHQLYPMVEGIFLSELDVRLRGIIKQEHPELSDNDFISNKNLTHYRMLFLDEMIDKANRKNDFVRESVYDVAKGKNYTALDVQDQLDKKITFGQRIADDVARFGGSWTFIISFIVFMVIWMAINVIKPFGIAFDEYPFILLNLALSTIAAIQAPLIMMSQNRASDYDRLQAKNDYNVNKVSEEGIRLLHTKLDHLVQQDQSDLLEIQKLQTEMLASITDQVVELQKQNKDLLEEMNALKQTQN; this comes from the coding sequence ATGAGTGATGAAGAGCTAATTTATGATGGTATTGATCATCAATTGTATCCAATGGTGGAAGGTATTTTCCTTTCTGAGCTAGATGTTCGTTTGCGTGGGATTATCAAGCAAGAACATCCTGAACTATCGGATAATGATTTTATCAGTAATAAAAATTTAACGCATTATCGGATGTTATTTTTGGATGAAATGATTGATAAAGCCAATCGTAAGAATGATTTTGTCCGAGAATCGGTTTACGATGTTGCTAAGGGAAAGAATTACACAGCATTGGACGTGCAAGACCAGTTGGATAAGAAAATTACCTTTGGTCAACGAATTGCCGATGATGTGGCACGTTTTGGTGGTTCATGGACGTTTATCATTTCATTTATTGTTTTTATGGTAATTTGGATGGCGATAAATGTCATTAAACCTTTTGGAATTGCCTTTGATGAGTATCCGTTTATTTTGCTAAATTTGGCATTATCGACAATTGCTGCAATCCAAGCTCCTTTGATTATGATGAGTCAAAATCGTGCATCAGATTATGACCGTTTGCAAGCAAAAAATGATTACAATGTCAACAAAGTTTCAGAAGAAGGCATTCGGCTATTGCATACAAAACTTGACCACTTGGTGCAACAAGACCAATCAGATTTGTTAGAAATTCAAAAATTGCAAACAGAGATGTTGGCATCAATTACTGACCAAGTTGTTGAATTGCAAAAGCAAAATAAAGACTTACTTGAGGAAATGAATGCATTAAAACAAACACAGAATTAA
- a CDS encoding DUF4832 domain-containing protein, producing the protein MKKSMMITLLTILALVLLFCVVYVVKVGSVRKQFTYSNEVVSNPLMGYAPAATEETVTDDVTLLYVDITWRELESQEGVYNWDDIESENQFDRWRSEGKHLVLRFILDYPSNEKHKDISDWLYNRLDDAGDWYDSDYGKGFSPNYESKVLIAAYEKAVQAMGERWGDDEFISFIELGGLGHWGEWHVDSTAGIRQLPDESVREEYVTPWLSAFPNANLLMRRPFTVASENGLGLYNDMAGNQEATQDWLDWIASGGVYSETGENDLVAMPNAWQTAPIGGELTSSDSMSSLLGDNLSQTIDLVAQSHTTFLGPKIAEDIGDDNAGYDELLKNMGYRLWVTSASIKQSLSQKLTLKLTLKNSGVAPFYRNWTSYIYLKNKNDDSVQAIALDLDVTKILPDEEQSVSVELPVENLKKLEKNYSISLGIVDPMTNQNTIHFAVSGQENADTLLLFDW; encoded by the coding sequence ATGAAGAAAAGTATGATGATTACTTTACTGACTATATTAGCGTTGGTTCTCTTGTTCTGTGTGGTTTATGTTGTAAAAGTTGGAAGTGTGAGGAAGCAGTTTACATATTCAAACGAGGTCGTTAGCAATCCTTTAATGGGATATGCGCCTGCGGCGACTGAAGAAACGGTGACAGATGATGTTACGCTCTTGTATGTTGATATTACTTGGCGAGAATTAGAATCGCAAGAAGGCGTTTATAATTGGGATGACATTGAATCTGAAAATCAATTTGATAGATGGCGTAGTGAGGGAAAACATCTTGTTTTACGTTTTATCTTAGATTATCCGAGTAATGAAAAGCATAAAGATATTTCAGACTGGCTTTACAATCGTCTGGATGATGCGGGGGATTGGTACGATTCGGATTATGGGAAAGGTTTTTCACCTAACTATGAAAGTAAGGTATTGATTGCTGCTTATGAAAAGGCTGTTCAAGCAATGGGAGAACGTTGGGGTGATGATGAGTTTATCAGTTTTATCGAACTAGGAGGATTAGGGCACTGGGGCGAATGGCATGTTGATAGCACGGCAGGCATTCGTCAGTTACCAGATGAATCCGTTCGTGAAGAGTATGTCACACCTTGGTTGTCAGCTTTTCCAAATGCTAATTTGCTTATGCGCCGACCGTTTACAGTAGCGAGTGAAAATGGTTTAGGGCTGTATAATGACATGGCTGGCAATCAGGAGGCTACTCAAGACTGGCTAGACTGGATTGCCTCAGGTGGTGTTTATTCGGAGACAGGGGAAAATGACTTAGTGGCAATGCCTAATGCTTGGCAAACAGCGCCAATCGGTGGTGAATTAACAAGCTCAGATAGCATGAGTAGTCTTTTAGGTGATAATCTGTCACAGACAATAGACCTGGTAGCCCAGTCACACACAACATTTTTAGGACCCAAAATCGCTGAAGATATTGGTGATGATAACGCAGGTTACGATGAGCTGCTGAAAAATATGGGCTATCGTTTGTGGGTCACATCTGCAAGTATCAAGCAGAGTTTGTCTCAAAAATTAACGCTGAAGCTAACGTTAAAAAATTCAGGTGTTGCTCCTTTTTATCGAAATTGGACAAGCTACATTTATTTAAAAAATAAAAATGATGATAGCGTCCAAGCAATCGCCTTAGACTTAGATGTGACTAAAATTCTTCCGGACGAAGAACAATCGGTGAGTGTTGAACTCCCCGTAGAAAATTTAAAAAAATTAGAGAAAAACTACAGTATTTCTTTAGGAATTGTTGATCCAATGACAAACCAAAATACGATTCATTTTGCAGTATCTGGGCAAGAAAACGCGGATACCTTGCTTTTGTTTGATTGGTAA